A stretch of the Sphingobacterium thalpophilum genome encodes the following:
- a CDS encoding porin family protein — MNNKLYIVMLLIMTCFLGVIHAQERADKADKLGLQFVLGGQVGGATPLSLPREIRKIKSYSPNVPFFVGAKANYTLDSRWGLSLGLLFDGKGMDTKASVKSYKTTFNAVNDSREELRGYYTGDITTKVHNLYVSLPLQAVYRLAERWDLLAGPYVSFAVRKEFYGEAYNGYLRHEQPTGNKIVVDHADYDFKESVRNIDVGLSAGTQYHINGRFLALAQLNYGFNNIMKTGFESISFGLHNIFLNVGIGYRLK, encoded by the coding sequence ATGAATAATAAACTTTATATCGTCATGCTGCTGATCATGACCTGTTTTCTCGGGGTCATCCATGCACAGGAAAGGGCTGATAAGGCTGACAAGCTGGGGCTGCAGTTTGTTTTAGGTGGGCAGGTAGGCGGTGCAACGCCATTATCTTTGCCGCGGGAAATCCGAAAGATTAAAAGCTACAGTCCAAATGTACCCTTTTTTGTCGGAGCAAAAGCGAACTATACCTTGGACTCCAGATGGGGCCTGTCGTTGGGTCTTCTTTTTGATGGAAAGGGCATGGACACAAAGGCCTCGGTAAAGAGTTATAAAACCACGTTTAATGCTGTGAATGACTCGAGGGAGGAATTAAGGGGGTATTATACTGGAGACATTACGACGAAAGTACATAATCTGTATGTTTCCTTGCCCTTACAGGCTGTTTACAGGCTCGCTGAGCGATGGGATCTGCTTGCTGGACCTTATGTCTCCTTTGCCGTCCGGAAAGAATTTTATGGCGAAGCGTATAATGGATATCTAAGGCATGAGCAGCCGACGGGCAACAAGATTGTCGTCGATCATGCTGATTATGACTTTAAAGAAAGCGTGCGGAACATAGATGTGGGGTTAAGTGCCGGAACGCAATATCATATCAATGGGAGGTTTCTAGCCTTGGCTCAGCTCAATTATGGGTTTAATAATATCATGAAAACCGGTTTTGAAAGTATCAGTTTCGGGTTGCACAATATCTTTTTAAATGTGGGCATCGGTTACAGGTTAAAATAA
- a CDS encoding acyl-CoA dehydrogenase family protein yields the protein MNENKAIKGGEFVIRETPYTAIFIPEEFDEEAKMIRQTCLDFLETEVLNKLDRIDAQEEGLMPSLLDKAGELGMLGVSIPEQYGGFGKNFNTSMLVADAVGGGFSFAVALSAHTGIGTLPILYYGNAAQKAKYVPKLATGEWKASYCLTEPNAGSDANSGRTSAKLNADGTHYLINGQKMWITNGGFADIFIVFAKIEDDKNLTAFIVEKEFGGITMNPEEHKLGIKGSSTRQIFFNDCPVPIENMLSERGNGFKIAVNILNIGRIKLGAATNGSARMVISHAVQYANERVQFNLPISKFGAIRHKLAEMATRLFAVESASYRAGQNIDDAYDALIAEGMDEAKAKLKSVEQFAIECAIIKVWCSEMLDYVVDEGVQIYGGMGYSADAPMERAYRDSRINRIFEGTNEVNRLLIVDMLLKRAMKGELDLMGPAQAVAGELLAIPDFAEEDDAPFAAEKKVIANLKKAGLLIAGAAVQKLMMSLSKEEEILMNIADIIGYVYIAESVLLRAEKLVHAGSEKAVYATDMAKIYLYGAIDKVSVAGKEALYSFAEGDELNMMLVGLRRFTKAQPFNIKDARQRIAKKLIEENRYCF from the coding sequence ATGAACGAAAATAAAGCAATAAAAGGCGGAGAATTCGTGATAAGAGAAACGCCATATACCGCTATTTTTATTCCAGAAGAGTTTGATGAAGAGGCGAAAATGATCCGCCAAACCTGTCTAGACTTTTTAGAGACGGAGGTATTAAATAAGCTTGACCGCATCGATGCGCAGGAGGAAGGCCTGATGCCAAGTTTGTTGGACAAAGCTGGTGAACTGGGTATGCTAGGAGTATCTATTCCCGAGCAGTATGGTGGATTTGGAAAGAATTTTAATACGTCTATGCTTGTCGCCGATGCTGTAGGGGGCGGATTTTCGTTTGCCGTAGCCTTGTCGGCACATACTGGTATTGGCACATTGCCGATTCTCTATTATGGCAACGCGGCACAAAAAGCTAAGTATGTTCCCAAACTAGCTACAGGTGAGTGGAAAGCGTCCTATTGTCTGACCGAACCGAACGCAGGATCGGATGCGAATTCAGGACGTACCTCAGCAAAATTAAATGCCGATGGAACACATTATCTCATCAATGGACAGAAGATGTGGATTACCAATGGTGGTTTTGCGGATATCTTCATTGTATTTGCCAAAATTGAAGATGATAAAAATCTTACGGCCTTTATTGTTGAAAAAGAATTTGGTGGCATCACCATGAATCCCGAAGAACATAAATTGGGAATCAAGGGGTCTTCTACGCGTCAGATTTTTTTCAACGATTGTCCGGTGCCTATTGAAAATATGCTTTCCGAGCGTGGAAACGGCTTTAAAATTGCAGTGAATATTCTGAATATTGGACGGATAAAACTGGGAGCTGCTACGAATGGGTCGGCACGGATGGTCATTAGTCACGCTGTCCAATATGCCAACGAACGTGTACAGTTTAATCTTCCCATTTCTAAGTTCGGCGCAATCCGCCACAAGCTTGCCGAAATGGCGACGCGGCTGTTCGCTGTAGAGTCGGCCTCCTATCGCGCTGGTCAGAATATTGATGATGCTTACGATGCTTTGATCGCTGAGGGCATGGATGAAGCCAAAGCAAAGCTTAAATCCGTTGAGCAGTTTGCTATAGAGTGTGCCATCATCAAAGTATGGTGCTCTGAGATGTTGGACTATGTGGTGGATGAGGGTGTACAAATTTATGGCGGAATGGGCTATTCAGCGGATGCCCCCATGGAGCGCGCCTACCGCGACTCGCGTATCAATCGAATTTTCGAAGGGACCAACGAGGTGAACAGGTTACTGATTGTGGATATGCTGTTAAAACGGGCGATGAAAGGCGAGCTGGATCTAATGGGACCAGCGCAGGCCGTTGCAGGTGAACTACTTGCTATTCCTGATTTCGCAGAAGAGGATGATGCACCATTTGCCGCTGAGAAGAAAGTTATTGCCAACCTGAAAAAAGCAGGACTGTTAATTGCTGGAGCAGCGGTGCAAAAACTGATGATGTCACTTTCAAAAGAAGAAGAGATCCTGATGAACATTGCTGACATTATAGGTTATGTCTACATTGCCGAATCCGTGCTGCTGCGTGCCGAGAAACTTGTTCATGCGGGTTCTGAAAAAGCCGTGTACGCAACCGATATGGCAAAAATCTATCTGTACGGTGCCATAGATAAGGTAAGTGTGGCGGGAAAAGAAGCGTTGTATTCATTTGCTGAAGGCGATGAACTCAACATGATGTTGGTCGGTCTGCGTAGGTTCACCAAAGCCCAGCCGTTCAATATCAAGGACGCGCGGCAGCGAATTGCCAAAAAATTGATAGAAGAAAATAGATATTGTTTTTGA
- a CDS encoding MmcQ/YjbR family DNA-binding protein produces the protein MNIEELREYCLSIGPVMEETPFGPDTLVFKIGGKVFLLVGLDQIGELRFNVKCDPERAIALRETYSQTVLPGYHMNKKHWNTVFANRELDDSTLQQLIQHSYELVVNSLSRKIREELHI, from the coding sequence ATGAACATAGAAGAGTTAAGAGAATATTGTCTGTCCATTGGTCCGGTCATGGAAGAGACGCCTTTTGGTCCGGATACGCTGGTGTTTAAGATCGGGGGCAAAGTTTTTCTGCTCGTCGGACTCGACCAGATCGGGGAGCTTCGGTTTAATGTAAAATGTGACCCCGAGCGGGCCATTGCACTGCGGGAAACGTATAGTCAGACGGTATTGCCGGGATATCATATGAATAAAAAGCACTGGAATACCGTGTTTGCAAATCGCGAACTGGATGACAGTACGCTACAGCAGCTCATCCAGCATAGTTATGAACTTGTCGTCAACAGCTTGTCACGTAAAATCAGGGAAGAACTCCATATTTAA
- a CDS encoding thioredoxin family protein: MTFEFYLQQFEDILNHPENHPTYQDEEYFQYTKMNWSRMGRWLKRFELSVDFQQFIAGVSQKQQWIIITEPWCGDAAHSVPMLVKMAAQNPNITVDIQLRDSAPFLIDSYLTNGGKSIPILVVRDEEGRDIAVWGPRPKACQQLFLRLKEAGKDFSEIKEEIQKWYNADKGGEIQKEIQSLLGK; this comes from the coding sequence ATGACGTTTGAATTTTATTTACAGCAGTTTGAAGATATCTTGAATCATCCCGAAAATCACCCGACATATCAGGACGAAGAGTACTTTCAATATACAAAAATGAATTGGTCCAGAATGGGACGTTGGTTGAAGCGTTTCGAGCTGTCCGTGGATTTTCAACAGTTTATTGCAGGTGTATCACAAAAACAGCAATGGATAATTATTACAGAGCCATGGTGTGGTGACGCTGCACATTCGGTGCCCATGCTGGTGAAGATGGCTGCACAGAATCCAAATATTACAGTCGACATCCAGTTGCGTGACAGCGCGCCTTTTCTGATCGATTCGTATTTGACAAACGGGGGAAAATCTATTCCGATCCTTGTTGTGCGTGACGAAGAAGGCCGGGATATAGCGGTCTGGGGGCCTCGTCCCAAAGCGTGCCAACAGCTATTTTTAAGGTTAAAAGAAGCTGGCAAAGACTTTTCGGAGATCAAAGAAGAGATCCAGAAATGGTATAACGCAGATAAAGGCGGGGAAATCCAAAAGGAAATTCAATCCCTGCTGGGGAAATAA
- a CDS encoding 3-hydroxyacyl-CoA dehydrogenase/enoyl-CoA hydratase family protein, translating to MMNRNIRKVAVLGSGVMGSRIACHFANIGVEVLLLDIVPRELLPAEQAKGLTLESKVVRDRIVNSSLETALKTNPSPIYSKSFVKRIKTGNFDDNLKDIAHVDWIIEVVVERLDIKKSVFERVEQFRKPGTLITSNTSGIPIHLMAEDRSEDFKDHFCGTHFFNPPRYLPLLEVIPTPHTKPEVVDFILHFGDKMLGKSVVLCKDTPAFIGNRIGVYSMLAVTHLVEPLGLTVEEVDKYTGPAMGHPKSATFRTADVVGLDTLVNVANGLAQNAPEDEAKGVFTLPEFVSKMVENKWLGEKTKKGFYEKVKGADGNSEILSLNLQTLEYGTQQKVKSSTLEATKPVEDIRQRMKVYEQGTDKAAALFRAMHYPLFEYVSRRVPEITDDFFRIDDAMRAGFGWELGPFEVWDALGVRETLAKIKAEEKRLPGQDGEVASWVHEMLESGHESFYTIKNGVRHYYDIATKSYKPIPGTEDLIVLDHIRESKTIWKNTGVSIIDLGDGIINCEFYTKMNTIGGDVIQGLNKAIDLAEKEYRGLVISNDGKNFSAGANIGMIFMMAVEQDFDELNMAVRAFQNTSMRLRYSSIPVVVAPFQMTLGGGCEFAMHADFVQAHAETYMGLVELGVGVIPGGGGTKEFTLRASDEFKSDQIVQNTLKDKFLTIGQAKVSTSAVEAYELGYLQEGKFAITMNRARLLADAKAKALELADAGYVQPTPRDDIKVLGNQGLGIVYVGASSMREGNYISDYDRKISEKLGWVMCGGNLSAPTEVSEQYLLDLERKTFLELCAERKTLERIQHMLTKGKPLRN from the coding sequence ATGATGAACAGAAATATTAGAAAAGTGGCAGTTCTCGGTTCGGGTGTTATGGGCTCGCGAATTGCATGTCATTTTGCTAACATTGGTGTTGAGGTGCTGTTGCTGGATATTGTTCCCCGTGAACTTTTGCCTGCAGAGCAGGCGAAAGGGTTGACATTGGAGAGCAAGGTCGTCCGGGACCGGATTGTCAACAGTTCGCTGGAGACAGCCTTAAAAACAAATCCATCACCAATTTACAGCAAATCATTCGTAAAGCGTATCAAGACCGGTAATTTTGATGATAATTTGAAAGATATCGCACATGTGGACTGGATCATTGAGGTCGTGGTCGAGCGCCTGGATATCAAAAAATCTGTCTTTGAGCGCGTAGAGCAGTTCCGTAAGCCCGGTACGCTGATCACGTCCAATACTTCTGGGATTCCTATTCATCTGATGGCGGAGGACCGCAGCGAAGATTTCAAAGATCATTTTTGCGGTACGCACTTTTTTAATCCGCCGCGTTACCTTCCGTTATTAGAAGTGATTCCGACGCCACATACCAAACCCGAAGTAGTCGATTTTATCCTGCATTTTGGGGATAAGATGTTGGGCAAATCCGTGGTTTTATGTAAAGATACTCCAGCCTTTATCGGCAACCGTATCGGCGTGTATTCTATGCTTGCCGTAACGCATTTGGTCGAACCTCTGGGGCTGACGGTAGAAGAAGTGGATAAATACACTGGTCCAGCGATGGGGCATCCCAAATCGGCGACATTCCGTACGGCGGATGTTGTAGGACTCGACACCTTGGTCAATGTGGCTAATGGGCTGGCCCAAAATGCACCGGAGGATGAAGCCAAGGGGGTGTTTACGCTGCCTGAATTTGTCAGCAAGATGGTGGAAAATAAATGGCTTGGTGAAAAGACAAAAAAAGGCTTTTACGAGAAGGTCAAAGGTGCCGATGGTAATTCCGAAATTTTATCCTTAAATCTTCAGACACTGGAATATGGCACACAGCAGAAAGTTAAATCGTCCACACTGGAAGCGACCAAGCCCGTCGAGGATATCCGCCAGCGTATGAAAGTGTATGAACAGGGGACCGATAAAGCTGCTGCGCTCTTCCGGGCGATGCATTATCCCTTGTTTGAATATGTGTCACGCCGCGTGCCGGAGATTACAGATGACTTTTTCCGTATAGACGATGCCATGCGTGCTGGCTTTGGCTGGGAACTTGGACCTTTTGAAGTCTGGGATGCATTGGGTGTTCGGGAGACATTGGCGAAAATTAAAGCCGAAGAGAAGCGCCTGCCCGGTCAGGATGGCGAAGTGGCTTCTTGGGTACACGAAATGCTGGAGTCTGGGCATGAGTCGTTCTATACCATCAAAAATGGTGTTCGTCATTACTACGATATCGCTACAAAATCGTATAAACCGATTCCCGGTACTGAAGACCTGATTGTATTGGACCATATTCGTGAAAGCAAAACGATCTGGAAGAATACAGGTGTGTCGATCATTGACCTCGGAGATGGAATCATCAACTGTGAATTCTATACCAAGATGAATACCATTGGTGGCGACGTGATCCAGGGCTTAAACAAAGCGATTGATCTAGCCGAAAAAGAGTACCGTGGCCTGGTCATTTCCAACGATGGGAAAAACTTTTCTGCTGGGGCAAATATCGGAATGATTTTCATGATGGCGGTCGAACAGGATTTTGACGAGCTGAATATGGCTGTACGGGCGTTTCAGAATACGTCCATGCGCCTGCGCTATTCCTCCATACCGGTCGTCGTAGCACCGTTTCAGATGACTTTGGGTGGCGGGTGCGAGTTTGCGATGCATGCCGATTTTGTGCAGGCGCATGCCGAAACGTATATGGGACTCGTGGAACTCGGAGTAGGTGTCATCCCCGGCGGGGGCGGTACAAAAGAGTTTACCCTCCGCGCTTCCGACGAATTTAAAAGTGATCAGATCGTACAAAATACGTTGAAAGATAAATTTTTGACCATTGGTCAGGCAAAGGTTTCCACTTCGGCTGTCGAAGCGTACGAATTGGGCTATCTGCAGGAGGGCAAATTCGCGATCACCATGAATCGGGCGCGACTGCTGGCCGATGCAAAAGCCAAAGCATTGGAATTGGCTGATGCCGGCTATGTGCAGCCTACACCGCGTGATGATATCAAAGTTCTGGGCAATCAGGGGCTAGGTATTGTCTATGTCGGGGCATCTTCCATGCGGGAAGGAAACTATATATCGGACTATGACCGTAAGATTTCAGAAAAGTTGGGCTGGGTCATGTGTGGCGGCAACCTGTCGGCACCTACTGAAGTCTCTGAGCAATATCTATTGGATCTGGAACGTAAGACCTTTTTGGAACTTTGTGCGGAGCGCAAGACCCTTGAACGGATACAGCATATGCTCACCAAGGGGAAGCCTTTGCGGAATTAG
- a CDS encoding isopenicillin N synthase family dioxygenase, translating to MALVNIPRLDLLHYTQGTQEQRNQFIQDIGKAFNETGFVTIANHGLSKELIEELYQVVPAFFNLPTETKEKYEFPELAGQRGYTAKGREKAKDAKTPDLKEFWQRGQTIVGEEYSKTDFPDNPEVEEIPRFNSVTAEVYKKLEDTGRELLKAIAVYLGLEETYFEQFVINGNSILRAIHYFPITDPDALAPDAVRAGAHEDINLITLLIGASADGLEVLTKEGEWFPIKAKGEDIVINVGDMLQRLTNNKLKSTTHRVVNPPREKMGTSRYSIPFFLHPKSSMSLASLDSCIDATHPKVYEDYTAGQYLDERLREIGLKM from the coding sequence ATGGCTTTAGTAAACATACCTCGCTTGGACTTGTTGCATTATACACAAGGTACCCAGGAACAACGGAATCAATTTATTCAGGATATCGGCAAGGCATTCAACGAAACAGGCTTTGTGACTATCGCAAATCATGGCTTATCTAAAGAACTGATCGAAGAACTCTACCAAGTCGTCCCTGCATTCTTTAATCTGCCTACGGAGACGAAAGAAAAATATGAATTTCCTGAGCTTGCCGGTCAGCGTGGATACACAGCTAAGGGGAGGGAAAAAGCAAAAGATGCCAAAACGCCGGACCTCAAGGAATTTTGGCAGCGCGGCCAGACCATTGTTGGTGAAGAATATTCCAAAACAGATTTCCCTGACAATCCCGAAGTCGAAGAAATTCCCCGCTTCAACAGCGTGACTGCTGAAGTCTATAAAAAGTTAGAAGATACCGGTCGCGAGCTCCTGAAAGCCATCGCTGTCTATTTAGGCCTTGAGGAGACGTATTTTGAGCAATTTGTTATCAATGGCAATTCGATTTTACGTGCGATCCATTACTTCCCGATCACTGACCCGGATGCATTGGCACCGGATGCTGTGCGTGCAGGAGCACATGAAGACATTAATTTGATCACGCTGCTCATCGGCGCCAGTGCGGATGGCCTGGAGGTCTTAACCAAAGAGGGTGAATGGTTCCCCATAAAAGCGAAGGGTGAAGATATCGTCATCAACGTGGGTGACATGCTGCAGCGCCTGACCAACAATAAGCTGAAATCAACCACGCACCGTGTTGTTAATCCACCTCGTGAAAAAATGGGCACCTCAAGATATTCAATTCCGTTCTTTCTACACCCAAAATCATCGATGAGCCTGGCTTCTCTGGATTCCTGTATCGATGCAACTCACCCCAAAGTATATGAAGACTATACCGCCGGACAGTATTTAGACGAAAGATTGCGGGAAATTGGTCTGAAGATGTAA
- a CDS encoding acetyl-CoA C-acyltransferase translates to MEAYIVAGFRTAVGKAPRGGFRFMRADDLAADVIKHLVSTVPNLNKEDIDDVIVGNAMPEAEQGLNMARFISLMGLDTDKVPGVTVNRYCASGLETIATAVAKIKAGMADVIVAGGVEVMSGMPFGGWKIVPNPAVAKEHPDWYWGMGLTAEAVAKDFNVSREDQDAFALKSNQKAVAAIQNGHLKDGIVPITVKENYLKDGKLSTREYVVDTDEGPRADTSLEALAKLKPVFAANGSVTAGNSSQTSDGAAFVLVMSEAKVKELGIKPVAKLISFAVAGVPPRIMGIGPIYAIPKALKQAGLTKEDIDLFELNEAFASQSLAVIRELGLDEDKVNVNGGAIALGHPLGCTGAKLTVQILHELKRRGKKYGMVTMCVGTGQGAAGIFEIL, encoded by the coding sequence ATGGAAGCATATATAGTAGCAGGATTTCGTACAGCAGTAGGTAAAGCGCCTCGAGGAGGATTTCGCTTTATGCGCGCCGATGATTTAGCGGCAGACGTGATTAAACATCTCGTGTCCACTGTACCGAATTTGAATAAAGAAGATATAGACGATGTTATCGTTGGAAATGCAATGCCCGAAGCCGAGCAGGGACTTAATATGGCCCGTTTTATTTCTTTGATGGGATTGGACACCGATAAAGTTCCGGGAGTTACTGTGAATCGTTATTGTGCATCTGGGCTCGAGACTATTGCGACCGCCGTTGCCAAGATCAAGGCCGGTATGGCCGATGTGATTGTCGCAGGCGGTGTGGAGGTGATGTCAGGTATGCCATTCGGAGGCTGGAAAATCGTTCCGAACCCTGCAGTGGCTAAGGAGCACCCAGACTGGTATTGGGGGATGGGGCTTACAGCGGAAGCAGTGGCAAAGGACTTTAATGTATCGCGTGAGGATCAGGATGCTTTTGCGTTAAAATCCAATCAGAAGGCCGTAGCTGCTATTCAGAACGGACACCTTAAAGATGGGATCGTGCCGATCACAGTCAAGGAAAATTACCTGAAAGATGGTAAGCTGAGCACGCGTGAGTACGTGGTGGATACCGACGAAGGTCCACGGGCAGATACGTCATTGGAGGCACTCGCCAAATTAAAACCGGTCTTTGCTGCCAACGGCTCTGTGACGGCAGGAAATTCATCGCAGACTTCAGATGGAGCGGCATTCGTGCTGGTCATGTCAGAAGCGAAAGTCAAAGAGCTGGGGATAAAACCAGTTGCCAAACTAATCAGCTTCGCTGTCGCTGGCGTGCCGCCCCGAATCATGGGCATCGGACCGATATATGCTATTCCAAAAGCGTTGAAACAGGCCGGACTAACAAAAGAGGATATCGATTTATTTGAATTAAATGAAGCCTTTGCGTCGCAGTCCTTAGCCGTTATCCGTGAACTGGGACTGGATGAAGATAAGGTGAATGTCAATGGCGGAGCCATTGCATTGGGGCATCCCCTAGGTTGCACAGGGGCCAAGCTTACGGTACAGATCCTTCATGAACTGAAACGTCGGGGCAAAAAATATGGTATGGTCACGATGTGCGTGGGCACGGGACAAGGAGCAGCCGGTATTTTTGAAATACTGTAG
- a CDS encoding MarR family winged helix-turn-helix transcriptional regulator, translating to MNQNQTIDYFLKTGWQTIANKYNQIASQHGFTQAAGYILINIHKEGTPVSQIANLTGVKTTSLSRVLNNLESLGFIYRETSTTDKRSVKVYLTELGREKRRIAKDVVRNFNQYLAENFSEEERNQLIASLAKLNELASNYREEVVI from the coding sequence ATGAACCAAAATCAGACAATAGACTATTTTCTAAAAACAGGCTGGCAGACGATTGCCAATAAATATAACCAGATCGCTTCTCAGCACGGGTTTACGCAAGCAGCCGGTTATATTTTAATTAATATCCATAAAGAGGGGACACCTGTTTCCCAGATCGCCAATTTGACGGGAGTTAAAACAACAAGTTTGTCTCGTGTGTTGAATAATTTGGAGTCGTTGGGATTTATCTATCGCGAGACCAGTACGACGGACAAGCGGTCTGTAAAAGTGTACTTGACCGAACTGGGCCGTGAGAAGAGGAGGATCGCAAAAGACGTAGTGCGTAATTTCAATCAGTATCTGGCTGAAAATTTTTCTGAGGAAGAGCGTAATCAGCTGATTGCTTCATTGGCCAAGCTCAATGAGTTAGCGTCCAACTATAGAGAAGAAGTAGTCATTTAA
- a CDS encoding ankyrin repeat domain-containing protein: protein MNQDNIIAAVVSGQISAVKNYLAAGGDANRKAADSKSLLLIATEKNNRDMAQLLLRYGADVNLQSDNADSPFLYAGAAGYTELVRLYLKHGADFKIFNRYHGTALIPACERGHIETVRLLANTKGFPIDHVNRLGWTALLEAIILGDGSQKYVEIVKILLDAKCDKTIPDSEGITPLQHARQRGFTAIATLLE, encoded by the coding sequence ATGAATCAAGACAACATCATCGCTGCTGTCGTCAGTGGACAGATCAGCGCGGTAAAAAACTATCTGGCAGCAGGCGGTGATGCCAACCGAAAAGCAGCCGATTCGAAATCCTTGCTCCTGATTGCCACAGAAAAAAATAATAGGGATATGGCGCAGCTATTACTGCGATATGGTGCCGATGTCAACCTGCAGAGCGATAACGCGGACAGCCCCTTTTTATATGCCGGCGCAGCTGGTTATACGGAGCTGGTCAGGCTTTATCTCAAGCACGGTGCAGACTTCAAAATCTTCAACCGTTATCATGGTACGGCACTGATCCCTGCCTGTGAGCGCGGGCATATTGAGACCGTACGCTTACTGGCCAATACGAAAGGATTCCCCATAGATCACGTCAACCGCTTAGGTTGGACAGCGTTGCTGGAAGCCATCATACTCGGCGACGGAAGTCAAAAGTATGTGGAGATTGTCAAAATCCTGTTGGACGCCAAATGCGACAAAACCATCCCAGACAGTGAAGGCATTACGCCCTTACAACATGCCAGACAACGTGGTTTTACTGCGATCGCAACCTTATTGGAGTAG
- a CDS encoding PCMD domain-containing protein, with the protein MGGGTKAPESYPTKTTTDAHSGSKAALLETKLTGSFGALFKKPIAAGNLFIGSFDTGPVLTDPLAATHFGLPFNQIPVALEGYYKYTPGATVTDKDLKPVDIKDSCDIYAVFYNRKQLMDSEPDPKKKKSFLTGHNILTDRSIVAIARLDDGSATAGDGFVKFVLPFKYTAPVDAAAVTNLDYSIAIVMSSSKYGDNFIGAVGSKLIVDDLKIVTKK; encoded by the coding sequence ATGGGAGGTGGAACAAAAGCGCCTGAATCTTACCCGACAAAAACAACGACAGATGCACATTCGGGTTCGAAAGCAGCGTTATTGGAAACCAAGCTGACGGGGTCTTTTGGTGCACTGTTTAAAAAACCGATAGCAGCGGGAAATCTTTTTATAGGGTCATTTGACACAGGGCCAGTATTAACTGACCCGCTTGCCGCAACCCACTTTGGCCTGCCATTTAATCAAATCCCAGTGGCCTTGGAAGGGTACTATAAATATACTCCGGGAGCAACTGTCACAGACAAAGATTTAAAGCCCGTCGACATAAAGGATTCATGTGACATCTATGCCGTATTCTACAACCGCAAGCAGCTGATGGACTCGGAGCCTGACCCGAAAAAGAAGAAATCTTTTCTCACTGGCCATAACATCTTGACGGATCGGAGTATTGTTGCTATCGCCCGTCTTGATGATGGTAGCGCAACGGCTGGAGATGGCTTTGTCAAATTTGTTCTGCCATTTAAATACACGGCCCCGGTCGACGCTGCTGCTGTGACTAATCTGGATTACAGCATTGCCATTGTGATGTCGTCAAGTAAGTATGGCGATAATTTTATCGGAGCTGTGGGAAGTAAATTGATTGTGGATGATCTGAAAATTGTAACGAAAAAATAA